One window from the genome of Cryobacterium sp. GrIS_2_6 encodes:
- the raiA gene encoding ribosome-associated translation inhibitor RaiA: METNIVGRNLGITDRFRSYASEKAEKIAGLADKALALEVKLSRNREKGSATGNDRVELTLIGKGPIVRAEADGSDKYAAFDVALGRLLERVRRAKDRQKLHRGGAHRPTSLHDAASVDFSVVDIKPADAETLDEVRTGVIRVVRPTESEAAAAATAAEEEADEVYTPVVIRRKVFSAAPMTVDDALYFMELVGHDFYLFQDSETNRPSVVYRRKGWDYGVIELAENSEELRVAAE; encoded by the coding sequence ATGGAAACTAACATCGTCGGACGAAACCTGGGGATCACTGATCGTTTCCGGTCATATGCGTCGGAAAAGGCCGAGAAGATCGCCGGCCTGGCCGACAAGGCCCTCGCCCTCGAAGTCAAGCTCAGCCGGAACCGCGAAAAGGGTTCAGCCACCGGCAACGACAGGGTCGAGCTGACCCTGATCGGGAAGGGTCCCATCGTCCGCGCTGAAGCGGACGGTTCGGACAAGTACGCAGCCTTCGACGTGGCACTCGGACGGCTCCTCGAGCGCGTGCGCCGCGCCAAGGACCGCCAGAAGCTGCACCGTGGCGGAGCGCACCGCCCCACCTCGCTGCACGACGCGGCATCCGTTGACTTCAGCGTCGTCGACATCAAGCCGGCCGACGCCGAAACCCTCGACGAGGTGCGCACCGGAGTCATCCGGGTGGTGCGCCCCACCGAGTCGGAGGCAGCCGCCGCGGCCACCGCCGCCGAGGAGGAAGCCGACGAGGTGTACACGCCGGTCGTCATCCGCCGCAAGGTCTTCTCCGCTGCCCCGATGACCGTCGACGACGCCCTGTACTTCATGGAACTGGTCGGGCACGACTTCTACCTGTTCCAGGACTCCGAGACGAACCGGCCGAGTGTGGTCTACCGCCGCAAGGGCTGGGACTACGGGGTCATCGAAC
- a CDS encoding phosphoribosyltransferase family protein, whose translation MTGTGAARTARAAWRAVLDAWAVLLPTACSGCGAPNRALCAACRALLAPALRVTERGGLRVWAGLDYAGVPRRVIASFKDGGRTDAAAALAPPLLAAVVAALAAVESGGAVESGGAVESGGAVESGGAVESGGAAEPGGARRPDAGIRLVTIPSSRRAWRARGFLPVELLLRRAGLVPHRVLTSRETADQVGLDRAARARNRDGSLRALRSLTGVRCLLVDDIVTTGATVLEARRAILAAGGEVVGVAALAETRRRLPVTHRSSETD comes from the coding sequence ATGACCGGGACCGGAGCGGCACGAACGGCACGGGCCGCTTGGCGGGCCGTGCTGGACGCGTGGGCCGTTCTCCTGCCCACGGCGTGCAGCGGTTGCGGGGCGCCGAACCGTGCCCTCTGCGCGGCCTGCCGCGCCCTCCTGGCGCCTGCCCTGCGCGTGACCGAGCGCGGCGGCCTGCGGGTCTGGGCGGGGCTCGACTATGCCGGCGTTCCGCGGCGCGTGATCGCGAGCTTCAAGGACGGCGGGCGAACGGATGCCGCCGCCGCGCTCGCCCCTCCGCTCCTGGCCGCCGTCGTGGCCGCGCTCGCCGCAGTGGAGTCCGGCGGAGCAGTGGAGTCCGGCGGTGCAGTGGAGTCCGGCGGTGCAGTGGAGTCCGGCGGTGCAGTGGAGTCCGGCGGTGCTGCGGAGCCTGGCGGCGCCCGGCGCCCGGATGCCGGCATCCGCCTGGTGACGATTCCTTCATCGCGACGGGCCTGGCGTGCGCGCGGATTCCTCCCGGTCGAGCTGCTGCTCCGCCGGGCCGGACTCGTACCGCACCGTGTGCTCACCAGCAGGGAGACCGCCGACCAGGTCGGGCTCGACCGTGCCGCCAGGGCCAGGAATCGGGACGGTTCGCTGCGCGCCCTTCGTTCCCTGACCGGGGTGCGCTGCCTGCTCGTCGACGACATCGTGACGACGGGCGCCACCGTTCTCGAAGCCCGCCGCGCCATCCTCGCCGCCGGGGGAGAGGTCGTTGGCGTGGCCGCCCTCGCGGAAACCCGGAGACGCCTACCGGTCACACATCGTTCATCAGAAACCGATTGA
- a CDS encoding LpqB family beta-propeller domain-containing protein codes for MIDRSDGIRRATRATRETRGSGPWRAGGTLAALLVLAVLLSGCSGIPRSGSVRTGQAVAAGDNPAPVFLPSHPQADASQESILRGFIDAQTSPENDYAIAREFLAPGFSGAWAADAGVTVDDGTARTIIPVDAETMQFSVNPIADVDGIGEYHEVESPSPVVLRYQFQKVGDQWRISAAPNGTVVDQTTFSDVFSSQALYFFDSSFAFLVPELRWFPRGGATLTKIVNGVLHGPSPWLGGAVVSAFPDGTKLTADAVQVVSRDAKVDLNGEALNADRVTLQRMRAQLTNSLPTGITVTISINQNSQDIGDLGANAPIVNPRVDARALVLRQGAFGFLSAAGKTVTPIPGLSEQVVALGPTAVTLSPGQTVAAARAATGVSSVRVGEVAKLLDPRPGLIAPAVDNFGYVWSVPSNRPDELFVYSPNGDATAVPTSWPEASGIVALRVSRDGTRLIALLTSGTETRFVVVSIKRDKSVPVALGDEVQLQSVPGIPLDATWIDELTVAYLVALPTGEDRIVTQQLGGVSSSIESAPGSATITGSNTLRDVRALATTGSLMMQRGVGWQERIDDVTLVATQQGIGG; via the coding sequence AGCGGATGCTCGGGGATTCCCCGGAGCGGCAGCGTGCGCACCGGGCAGGCGGTTGCAGCCGGCGACAACCCCGCACCCGTCTTCCTGCCGTCGCACCCGCAGGCCGATGCCAGCCAGGAAAGCATCCTGCGCGGTTTCATCGACGCCCAGACCAGCCCGGAGAACGACTACGCGATCGCCCGCGAATTCCTCGCCCCCGGTTTCAGCGGCGCCTGGGCGGCGGATGCCGGGGTGACGGTCGACGACGGGACGGCGCGCACCATCATCCCCGTCGACGCCGAGACCATGCAGTTCTCGGTGAATCCCATCGCCGACGTCGACGGGATCGGTGAATACCACGAGGTCGAGTCTCCCTCGCCCGTCGTCCTGCGCTACCAGTTCCAGAAGGTCGGCGACCAGTGGCGGATCAGCGCTGCGCCGAACGGCACCGTCGTCGACCAGACCACGTTCAGCGACGTGTTCAGCTCCCAGGCCCTCTACTTCTTCGATTCGAGCTTCGCGTTCCTGGTTCCAGAGCTGCGCTGGTTCCCGCGCGGGGGCGCCACCCTGACCAAGATCGTCAACGGCGTGCTGCACGGGCCGAGCCCATGGCTGGGCGGGGCCGTCGTCAGCGCGTTCCCCGACGGAACCAAGCTCACCGCGGATGCCGTTCAGGTCGTGTCGCGCGACGCGAAGGTCGACCTCAACGGCGAAGCCCTGAACGCAGACAGGGTCACCCTGCAGCGGATGCGGGCACAGCTCACGAACAGCCTCCCCACGGGCATCACCGTCACGATCTCGATCAACCAGAACTCCCAGGACATCGGGGACCTCGGCGCCAACGCCCCGATCGTCAACCCGCGGGTGGACGCCCGGGCGCTCGTGCTCCGGCAGGGCGCCTTCGGGTTCCTGTCCGCAGCAGGGAAGACGGTCACCCCGATCCCCGGGCTCTCCGAGCAGGTCGTCGCGCTCGGCCCGACGGCGGTCACCCTCTCACCGGGGCAGACCGTCGCGGCGGCGCGGGCCGCGACCGGGGTCTCCTCCGTCCGGGTCGGCGAGGTCGCGAAGCTGCTCGATCCGCGGCCCGGCCTCATCGCGCCTGCCGTCGACAACTTCGGCTACGTCTGGTCCGTTCCCTCGAACCGTCCGGATGAGCTGTTCGTCTACAGCCCGAACGGGGATGCGACGGCCGTGCCGACCTCCTGGCCAGAGGCCTCCGGAATCGTGGCGCTGCGGGTGTCCCGGGACGGTACCCGGCTGATCGCGCTGCTCACATCCGGTACGGAGACCCGCTTCGTGGTCGTCTCGATCAAGCGGGACAAGTCCGTCCCGGTCGCCCTCGGAGACGAAGTCCAGCTCCAGTCCGTTCCGGGCATCCCCCTCGACGCCACCTGGATCGACGAGCTCACGGTCGCCTACCTCGTCGCGCTCCCGACCGGAGAGGACCGCATCGTTACCCAGCAGCTCGGCGGCGTCAGCTCGAGCATCGAGTCAGCGCCAGGCAGTGCGACGATCACGGGAAGCAACACCCTGAGGGACGTGCGCGCGCTCGCCACAACGGGCAGCCTGATGATGCAGCGCGGAGTCGGCTGGCAGGAGCGCATCGACGACGTGACTCTCGTGGCCACCCAGCAGGGAATCGGCGGGTAG